In Rahnella variigena, one DNA window encodes the following:
- a CDS encoding acyl carrier protein, whose product MNESVIDKTIASLVANLIYQVNGVLPKNINLKDSLITDLAMDSVELIDLLMRLEEIGVTIPESDISSSLTVADIIQRVQESA is encoded by the coding sequence ATGAATGAATCAGTGATTGATAAAACGATAGCTTCGCTGGTGGCTAACCTCATTTATCAGGTAAACGGCGTTCTACCAAAAAATATTAACCTGAAGGACAGTTTAATTACTGACCTGGCAATGGACTCCGTTGAGCTTATAGACCTCCTTATGCGGCTCGAAGAGATAGGCGTAACGATACCAGAGTCCGATATCAGTAGCAGCCTGACCGTTGCGGATATTATCCAGCGCGTGCAGGAAAGTGCATAA
- the sicA gene encoding type III secretion system translocator chaperone SicA codes for MANKNMLDLLNDEEEFKSDEQLDAYAESLLDAIQNGATLKDVYAVPNDTMQDVYKLAYDFYHHGKLDDAESLFRFLCIYDFYNPEYAMGLAAVYQLKKNYAKAIEFYALAYSLSKEDFRPMFYAGQCNLMLRQSVQARKCFDIVISRCKDALLSEKAKAYISALNKINNDKTDTPEEEKLNEE; via the coding sequence ATGGCTAATAAAAATATGTTGGATTTACTCAACGATGAAGAAGAATTTAAAAGTGATGAGCAACTCGATGCTTATGCTGAAAGCCTGCTGGATGCCATTCAAAACGGGGCGACGCTTAAGGATGTCTATGCCGTACCTAATGACACCATGCAGGACGTTTATAAGCTGGCGTACGATTTTTATCATCATGGAAAATTGGACGATGCTGAGTCTCTGTTCCGTTTTCTGTGCATTTATGATTTCTATAACCCTGAATATGCAATGGGTCTTGCGGCGGTCTATCAGCTTAAAAAGAACTATGCCAAAGCTATCGAATTTTATGCACTTGCTTATTCCTTATCTAAAGAAGACTTCAGGCCAATGTTTTATGCCGGTCAATGTAACCTGATGCTGCGACAGAGTGTGCAGGCTCGTAAATGCTTCGATATTGTTATTAGCAGGTGTAAAGACGCGTTATTAAGTGAAAAGGCGAAAGCCTATATTTCCGCGCTTAATAAAATAAATAATGACAAGACCGATACTCCTGAAGAGGAGAAACTTAATGAGGAATAA
- a CDS encoding IpaD/SipD/SspD family type III secretion system needle tip protein, whose protein sequence is MLNVNNAVPNPVSYYSSDTNATQAAPMAETHAGSTSELTTKLIKELIAQLDTPNKADKFDEIRALLGQYGLDTSGEDFNNSKLLAALECLKTANDGAQPSDDVAEMVANQEQRVKSSAQALSDIQREIVTNRTKANYSLSQFSAEKQRAAQEPAPEPKSGDDEISTHTSYAELWARMALAIKEIKGDYVDFYADLMQKYTEMYEAYNTHVQGAASKAVSTGDDGNNVKFDTSVMKKGYDDFRNEVNGIDLGSVKNWDKMTPEERKSMETTLAPAFKVNDSGKIEFNLDQYSAAPNYPSGISGGKVSTASYQAWLASFNAGGSALQSNMQAFAQRYSQANSTFDNLNKVLSGAIASLAESAKDVLKALG, encoded by the coding sequence ATGCTTAACGTAAATAATGCTGTACCCAACCCCGTTAGTTATTATTCCTCTGATACCAACGCTACCCAGGCTGCGCCGATGGCTGAAACCCACGCAGGTTCAACTTCGGAACTGACTACGAAACTAATAAAAGAGCTTATTGCTCAGTTGGATACCCCTAATAAGGCGGATAAGTTTGATGAAATTAGGGCACTACTTGGTCAGTATGGTTTGGATACCAGCGGCGAAGATTTTAATAACAGCAAACTGCTTGCCGCATTAGAGTGTCTCAAAACGGCCAATGACGGCGCGCAACCGTCGGATGACGTTGCTGAGATGGTCGCCAATCAGGAACAGCGTGTAAAGAGTAGCGCTCAGGCGTTATCGGATATCCAACGCGAGATCGTAACAAATCGTACTAAGGCGAACTATTCGTTAAGCCAGTTTTCGGCTGAGAAACAAAGAGCGGCGCAGGAACCTGCACCGGAGCCAAAGAGCGGTGATGACGAAATTTCCACCCACACCAGCTATGCCGAGCTGTGGGCCAGAATGGCCCTCGCCATTAAAGAAATCAAAGGCGATTACGTAGATTTCTATGCCGATTTGATGCAGAAGTATACGGAAATGTACGAAGCTTATAATACGCACGTGCAGGGAGCGGCATCCAAAGCCGTTTCCACAGGTGATGACGGTAATAATGTTAAGTTCGATACATCCGTCATGAAAAAAGGGTATGACGACTTCAGGAATGAAGTTAACGGTATCGACCTGGGCAGTGTAAAAAACTGGGATAAAATGACGCCGGAAGAGCGTAAAAGTATGGAAACCACGCTTGCGCCTGCCTTTAAAGTAAACGATAGCGGTAAAATCGAATTCAATCTCGATCAGTACAGCGCTGCACCTAATTATCCATCAGGTATTAGCGGTGGCAAAGTTTCTACGGCCAGCTACCAGGCGTGGCTTGCCTCCTTTAATGCAGGCGGCAGCGCCCTGCAAAGTAATATGCAGGCTTTTGCCCAACGTTATAGCCAGGCAAACAGCACCTTCGATAATTTAAATAAAGTATTGAGTGGTGCGATCGCGTCCCTTGCGGAAAGTGCAAAAGACGTTCTTAAAGCCTTAGGTTAA
- the sctE gene encoding type III secretion system translocon subunit SctE — protein sequence MEIIRQVARPVILEQATQEPVDQHQAGMEAGDVELKKQTAQAKRLGNAELKDHPQLNSVKGALQTLQPDQLLKLLKSTINTVNGNTPRTNLDNQDIPQLKSPASREPATAKSGSEAKLSASAWATALLGKVMQLTNETSMSNLLAQLQGINAMMDGAANAYSEMAAQLELQGTQWASDADALKAAQQQADALSQDVGKAQSALDDAQRKLAALEAEAAKQDPVSEELQGKVDAAKTAVNAAQANLTQATTAYNNFANKTLNPAIAAEKSSRSALDATQAKSQKMVESFNPQQQSTIEQRRKEADAESKTLTFLMALMAQLINKSSSDDLQASAELKQKLAEAAAKDAEKKAKEYEEEVRKAEEMQKTMGCIGKILGWIVTAVSFAAAAFTGGASLALAAVGLALAIGDEISQAVTGRSFMADAMQPLMDAIVKPLMEMMGKIFSAILQSFGVDKDTADMVGQILGAIAAAAVLVAGVMVAGSVMSKVFGTVMKKIGVDVAEEASKTMAKNVAVEVEKEVVKDVTKNVVRTAVKEVAEEVAQEVAEKATKSTMQKLMDSAIGQVIKRLSKGFGRSLGADELQMAKVSNYSQKAVVGLSVVNTSSQAAVGIVAASMLLEASKIRAEMMKDAALQDLLNEMMNRAIDSFTHRMESVSEIVRNISTVAENQAQAGKYITKQMSAVAG from the coding sequence ATGGAGATAATCAGGCAGGTGGCGCGACCAGTCATTCTGGAGCAAGCGACCCAAGAGCCGGTAGACCAACATCAGGCGGGGATGGAAGCGGGCGATGTTGAGTTAAAAAAACAAACCGCACAGGCAAAACGCCTCGGCAATGCGGAGTTAAAAGATCATCCGCAGCTGAATTCTGTTAAGGGTGCGCTGCAAACCCTGCAGCCCGATCAGCTGCTCAAGCTGTTGAAATCGACTATCAATACCGTCAACGGGAATACCCCAAGGACGAACTTAGATAACCAGGACATTCCTCAGCTTAAGTCTCCGGCGAGCCGCGAGCCCGCCACGGCAAAAAGCGGCAGCGAAGCGAAGCTTTCTGCTTCGGCCTGGGCGACGGCATTGCTCGGGAAAGTCATGCAGCTCACGAATGAAACGTCGATGAGTAACCTGCTCGCCCAGCTGCAGGGCATCAACGCCATGATGGATGGCGCCGCGAATGCCTATTCCGAGATGGCAGCCCAGTTAGAGCTTCAGGGGACGCAATGGGCCAGCGATGCTGACGCGCTTAAAGCTGCGCAACAGCAGGCGGATGCGCTTTCACAGGATGTCGGAAAGGCCCAATCTGCGCTTGATGACGCGCAAAGAAAATTAGCGGCCCTTGAGGCCGAGGCCGCAAAACAAGACCCGGTTTCTGAAGAACTGCAGGGCAAGGTTGATGCTGCTAAAACGGCGGTGAACGCTGCGCAGGCTAACCTCACCCAGGCCACAACCGCCTATAACAACTTTGCTAATAAGACGTTGAATCCTGCAATAGCTGCGGAGAAAAGCTCCCGATCGGCATTAGATGCGACGCAGGCTAAGTCGCAGAAGATGGTTGAGTCGTTCAACCCGCAGCAGCAAAGCACCATTGAACAGCGGCGTAAGGAGGCTGACGCAGAGTCTAAAACCCTGACATTCCTCATGGCCCTGATGGCGCAGCTGATTAACAAAAGTTCCAGTGACGATCTTCAGGCGTCGGCGGAGCTGAAGCAGAAATTGGCGGAAGCAGCGGCCAAGGACGCGGAGAAAAAGGCCAAGGAATACGAAGAGGAAGTGCGTAAAGCTGAAGAAATGCAGAAGACGATGGGCTGCATTGGCAAGATTTTGGGCTGGATTGTTACGGCCGTCAGCTTTGCCGCTGCGGCATTCACCGGTGGCGCTTCTTTGGCACTGGCGGCCGTTGGGCTAGCGCTGGCGATTGGTGACGAGATAAGCCAGGCCGTGACCGGCCGTTCGTTTATGGCCGACGCGATGCAGCCGCTGATGGATGCGATCGTGAAACCGCTGATGGAGATGATGGGCAAAATATTCTCAGCCATTCTTCAATCCTTCGGCGTCGATAAAGACACGGCAGATATGGTGGGACAAATCCTGGGCGCGATCGCGGCGGCGGCGGTACTTGTCGCCGGTGTAATGGTGGCGGGTAGCGTGATGAGCAAAGTTTTTGGCACGGTGATGAAAAAGATTGGTGTCGACGTGGCAGAAGAAGCCAGCAAGACCATGGCCAAAAATGTTGCTGTTGAAGTGGAAAAAGAGGTCGTTAAAGACGTCACCAAAAACGTGGTGCGCACCGCGGTGAAGGAAGTTGCGGAAGAGGTAGCGCAAGAAGTGGCTGAAAAAGCCACAAAATCTACCATGCAAAAATTGATGGACAGTGCCATCGGCCAGGTTATTAAGCGGCTAAGCAAAGGTTTTGGCCGTTCATTGGGTGCAGACGAGCTGCAAATGGCCAAGGTTTCTAATTACAGCCAGAAGGCTGTGGTGGGTCTGAGCGTGGTCAATACCTCAAGCCAGGCGGCTGTCGGGATTGTTGCGGCCAGTATGCTGCTGGAAGCGTCGAAGATCAGAGCTGAAATGATGAAGGACGCAGCGCTTCAGGATTTGCTTAACGAAATGATGAATCGCGCCATCGATAGCTTTACCCATCGAATGGAATCGGTCAGTGAGATTGTGCGCAATATCTCAACGGTTGCGGAAAACCAGGCGCAGGCCGGTAAATATATTACTAAACAGATGAGTGCAGTTGCCGGATAA
- a CDS encoding type III secretion system protein, which yields MSDPIIGAGASERYLRVQDVKTETKSVVIQEEKRNVHDMSDLAKKEGMLSLMMEKQSLRTDMTQASSAAQKRKGGDIETDTPAKTVKLSVAGEGDANKAERLAASVPGVLTSQINITQPNNKSADIGKSDSQSSVSNASSSAGQARSQPAVEGGTDITAADAAGPRFINVVGSMKQLEVSNTITTVMLNAERDANKAAAAATNRSVDAAARAGNKTIEAARQNLNGAITSGALGIAGQGATTATQMKALNKEGTSITKNLKPARNLELGVREHQTAIKSGKDTMVHQNKKLSGDVEATMTHPQAADMHASALKRDTHNSVQLATQKSRVTAEYANQGIRSGQGAVEGAFGVSAAEKQKEAELARADRDVNSELANTQSQTAKKAAETNAAIRSMTDTILNANNSAVSSIAERTR from the coding sequence ATGTCCGATCCAATTATTGGTGCTGGTGCGTCAGAACGTTATTTACGAGTGCAGGACGTTAAGACCGAAACAAAAAGTGTTGTTATTCAGGAAGAGAAAAGAAATGTCCATGACATGTCCGATCTCGCAAAAAAAGAGGGCATGCTGTCGTTGATGATGGAAAAGCAGAGTCTGCGTACCGATATGACTCAGGCATCATCTGCGGCACAGAAACGCAAAGGGGGAGATATTGAAACTGATACCCCGGCTAAAACTGTGAAATTATCCGTCGCAGGGGAAGGGGATGCAAATAAAGCAGAGCGCCTGGCAGCCTCCGTGCCTGGCGTATTAACTTCACAGATCAATATTACGCAGCCAAATAATAAATCGGCAGATATCGGGAAAAGTGACAGTCAGTCATCCGTGAGCAACGCTTCGTCTTCCGCTGGTCAAGCTCGTTCGCAGCCCGCTGTTGAAGGCGGCACTGATATCACCGCCGCAGATGCCGCGGGCCCACGGTTCATCAACGTTGTGGGTTCCATGAAGCAGCTCGAGGTGAGCAATACCATCACCACCGTAATGTTAAATGCTGAACGAGATGCCAACAAAGCGGCGGCGGCGGCAACAAACCGCAGCGTAGATGCGGCGGCTCGCGCAGGTAATAAAACCATTGAGGCTGCTCGACAGAATCTCAACGGGGCGATCACCTCCGGCGCGCTGGGTATTGCAGGACAGGGAGCAACGACCGCGACCCAGATGAAGGCGCTAAATAAAGAAGGCACTTCCATCACCAAGAATCTGAAACCGGCCCGCAACCTTGAGCTTGGCGTTCGCGAGCATCAGACCGCGATTAAGAGTGGCAAGGACACCATGGTTCATCAGAACAAAAAGCTGTCCGGCGATGTTGAGGCCACCATGACGCATCCGCAGGCTGCTGATATGCACGCCAGCGCGCTTAAGCGCGATACCCACAATTCGGTACAGCTCGCGACGCAGAAAAGCCGTGTTACCGCCGAGTACGCCAACCAGGGTATTCGTTCCGGGCAGGGGGCTGTTGAAGGGGCATTTGGCGTATCAGCCGCTGAGAAGCAGAAAGAGGCAGAGCTGGCTCGCGCCGACCGCGATGTTAACAGCGAACTGGCCAATACCCAAAGTCAAACGGCCAAGAAGGCCGCTGAGACCAATGCGGCCATCAGAAGTATGACCGACACCATACTCAACGCTAATAACAGCGCGGTATCTTCCATCGCGGAACGTACACGCTAA